In Paenibacillus stellifer, the DNA window TTCCAATCCTGGAAGTCGTTCTTCCCTATCATGAAACTCTCCCTTTCAGCCTGTCCCTTATACCGCCTTAAGCAGCCGGGACTATGGTAAGACCGCTTGATCTCTTTTTTGCGTGAGCAGAAAGTATATGCTGAGCGCTTAAGCAAGCGCATTCGAATGACGTGGAATAAGTTACAAAAAATTAACCAAATCAGGTCCCTGTTTACTTTAACACAGGCGAAAGAGACATTTCAACTTTGGCACGGCACACAAAGAACCGGCATGAAAGCTCGTACTTCCGCTTTACGTGCCGGTTTCTCCCGGTTTTATTAGGCTGGTTCCCTCTTCACCCACAAGGTGTTCAACGCAATTCTGCTTGAAATTGCCATGCTACGGCGCACTGGAATCCGCAGTCAGCATCGCCATCAGCTTGTTATATTCCTCCTGGGTGACGTACTTGGAAATAATCGACTGGATCTCCGCGACCTCCTGCTCCGTCAGCCCGTTCTCCATGTCGGCGGATATTTTCTGCATCTCTTCCTGAGGGACCTTGTTCATCAAAATGTTGAAAATACTCACCTTATCCTCGGAAGGCAGATTCTTCTTGATGTCCTTCATATCGTCCGGTGTTATGACAAGCTGCTGGTCGCTCCCGGCTGCACTGTCTTCAGATACGGCGCCCATAACAGGCAGCGCATCGTCCTGAGCCTGCTCCTTCCCGCCGGTGGCTCCGCTTCTCTGCGCTGTTGCTGCGGGCACCGCCCCGCCGGAATCCGCTGAAGCCACAGCGGCCTCATCACTGGATGAACCTGAAGCCGATGGCGTAGGCTCGGCCCCGGCCGTGCCCAGTGCCGTCTGCGAGCCGTCCCGCTTATTCTTGTCTGCCCCGTCGCCCTTGTCGGCTGTCTTGGAATCTCCAGTTCCCAGCAGCGCGCTTAACATACCGCCAAAGCCCGGACCCGGCGTCTCCACCTTCAAGCCGACTTCATTCAGCACAGAACGGACATAGGCGTTGACGACAACACCCGTTGTCAGTATAGTCAGACTCCCGGCCAGCACCGCGATCAGGCAAATGCCCAGCCCGCGTGTTACCCATTTCATGTTCATCTCTCCCCTGTAACTGGCACATGATCTCGCGTATTTCATCATGCCCGGTTGGGCATAGATCAGCTATTCTTCAGTATGCCCGATAAGGGCCGGGAGAAACGTGTAGAGAAGCGGGCTTATCCAAATTGGCCAGTTGCCTGTTATGGTTATCCGGAGTGTACGGAACGATGTGATTGCGATGTATTGCGATGTATTGCGATGTATTGCGATGTGATGTGATGCGATGAACTGGACGCCGCTTACGGGGGTTTGGCCTAATAGCTTAAAAAACCCGCTGGAGCGCTGGCTCCGGCGGGTTGATCCGTACTTCATCCGTACTTCTGCTGGATTATTCGTAAATCGGCAGCACCTGGTTCGTCTGCTCGCGGTTGCGGCCGACGGAGAAGATGGCGATCGGGATGCCCGTCAGCTCGGAGACGCGCTCCACATATCTGCGGGTATTCACCGGCAGATCCTCCAGCGTCTTGGCCGAGGTGATGTCCTCGTCCCAGCCCGGAAGCTCTTCATACACCGCTTCGCATTCCGCCAGCATCTTCAGGCTTGCCGGATAGTGGGTGATGACTTCGCCGCGGTATTTGTAGCCTGTGCAGATCTTGACCGTCTTCAGACCGCTCAGCACGTCCAGCGAGTTCAGCGACAGGCCGGTCAGGCCGCTTACCCGGCGTGCATGGCGGACAACGACGCTGTCGAACCAGCCTACGCGGCGCGGGCGTCCGGTTACAGTTCCGTATTCATGTCCGGTCTCGCGGATCAGATCGCCGATCTCGTCATTCAGCTCGGTCGGGAACGGACCGTCGCCGACACGGGTCGTGTACGATTTGGCTACCCCGATGACCTGCTTGATCTTGGAAGGTCCGACTCCGGAGCCGATGCAGACGCCGCCCGCCGACGGATTGGACGATGTGACGAACGGATATGTGCCCTGGTCGATATCGAGCATGACGCCCTGGGCGCCTTCGAACAGCACTTTGGTACCTGCATCGATCGCATCGTTCAGCACGACCGAAGTATCAGTTACGTAAGGGCGGAGCACTTCCGCATATTCCAGATACTGCTTCAGCGTCTCTTCGACATCCAGCGGCTCGCCGCCGTATACCTGGGTGATGACCTGATTCTTCTCGTTCATCAGGTGACGCAGCTTCAGCTCGAACTCCTCCGCATCCATCAGATCGGCGATTCGGATGCCGCCCCGGGCTGCTTTGTCCATGTAAGCCGGGCCGATGCCTTTGCGGGTTGTGCCGATCTTGTTCGGACCCTTGCGGTCTTCCTCCAGCGCATCAAGCACCATATGGTAAGGCATAATGACATGGGCGCGGTCACTGAGCTTCAGATTATCCGTATCGAAGCCGTTCTCGTGAATATAGTTGATTTCGTCGATCAGTGCGGCCGGATTGATCACCATGCCGTTGCCGATAACGCAGGTTTTTTCCTTATAGAAGATGCCCGATGGGATCAGGCTGAGCTTGAATTTCTTGCCGTCAATCAGAATCGTGTGGCCGGCATTGTTGCCCCCTTGATAACGGGCGACCACATCCGCACGCTCTGCCAGAAAGTCCGTGATTTTGCCTTTGCCTTCGTCTCCCCATTGTGTTCCCACAACGACTACCGTTGACATGTTCATTCCTCCGTAGGTGCTGCTGTCGGCACCATTATTTTCTTATAGGGCCTCTTAAAATCATACTGGTTAAGCAGCCCCAAACGGTCGCCTTAGACGGTTTAATCCGCTAAAGCACAATTATCAGTGTAACAGCCGTTATTTTCAAAGTCAAATAAAAACGAACGATTGCACGGGTAAATGTGCAATCGTTCGGAAATTGTCAGAACTATCCTTAACCGGCGAACGGTTCGGCATGAGTACGCTCGTAGTTAACGAACTTGTTGAAGTTTTTCAGAAACACCAGCTCCACGGTCCCCACAGGACCGTTACGCTGTTTGGCAATAATGATCTCGATAATGTTCTTCTTCTCGGTCTCCTGATTGTAGTAGTCGTCCCGGTACAGGAACGCCACAATATCGGCATCCTGCTCGATTGAGCCCGACTCGCGAAGGTCCGACATCATCGGCCGCTTGTCCTGCCGCTGCTCGACGCCACGGCTCAGCTGGGAGAGCGCAATGACCGGAACGTCCAGCTCACGCGCAATCTGCTTCAGTGTCCGGGAAATATCCGAGACCTCCTGCTGGCGGTTCTCCCCGCTCTTGCCGCGGCCCTGAATCAGCTGGAGATAGTCGATCAGAATCATCCCGAGCCCCTTCTCCTTCTTGAGCCTCCGGCATTTGGCCCGGATATCGGCTACAGTAATCCCTGGCGTATCGTCAATATAGATTTCCGCTTCCGAGAGCGATGCAATGCCCATCGTGAGCTTGGACCAATCGTCGTCGCTCTTGAAGTCGCCGGTACGCATCAGATTCGCATCCAGGTTCGCCTCTGCGCAGATCATACGCTGTACGAGCTGGGCAGCGGACATTTCCAGACTGAATATAGCAACCGTCTCCTTGGCCCGCACGGCCACGTTCTGGGCGATATTCAGCGCGAACGCCGTCTTGCCGACGGAAGGACGGGCTGCCACAATGATCAGGTCGTTGCGCTGGAAGCCGTTCGTCATCCGGTCCAGATCGGCGAAGCCTGAAGGAATGCCCGAAGTGCCCCCCCGGTTCTGGTGAAGCAGCTCGACCCGTTCGAACACCTCCATCAGCACATCCCGGATAGCGATAAAGCCGCTGCCGCTCCGGCGGTTGGAGATTTCAAGAATGCGCCGCTCCGCATCGCTTAACATGCCGGCAACATCCTCGCCGCCGCTGTAGCCTTCGCTGACAATCTGCGTCGCCGTGCGAATCAGCCGGCGGAGCATGGCCTTCTCTTCGAGAATTTGAGCGTAATAGTCCACATTGGCAGCCGTCGGCACGGCATGCGCCAGCTTGGCCAGATAGCTGACCCCACCTATATCCTCGAGCTCTCCCTTATCCTGAAGCTTGGCTGTCAGGGTCACCAAATCAATCGGCTGATTCTCTTCTCCGAGCTGTATCATCGCTTCAAAGATCATTTGATGCGGCTTGTCGTAGAAGTCTTCGGTGCTCACCCGCTCCATGACGGTAATCAGCGCTTCATCCTGCAGCAGAATTGCGCCGATGACCGCCTGCTCCGCTTCCAGATTCTGCGGGGGAACCCGATCGAAAAAGAGATCTCCGCCCATACTATTCCTCCGTAACCTGGACCTTCAGCACAGCTTTGACTTCCGTATGAAGCTTCACTTGAACCTGAGTCGTTCCCAGATGGCGGATCGGCTCCTCAAGCTCAATCTTGCGCTTGTCGATCGTAATGCTGTTCTGCTTGGCCAGCGCTTCGGCAATCTGCTTGCTCGTAATGGCGCCGAACAGCCGGCCGCCTTCTCCGGCTTTCGCTTTCATGTCTAGCGTCAGGGCACTCAGCTTCTCGCCAAGCTTCTGCGCTTCTTCCTTCTCCTGCTCCTTGCGGCGCTGCTCGGCTGCTGCCTGATTCTCCAGCGTCTTCACGTTGCCATCCGTTGCCGGCCGCGCCATGCCGCGCGGCAGCAGGAAGTTCGTTGCATAGCCTTCCGATACTTCCTTGACTTGTCCCTTCTTGCCTTGTCCTTTAACATCCTTGATGAATATCACTTTCATTCGAACAGACCCTCTTTCGATTCAATTTCTGCCAGTACCTCCAGCAGTCTGGCCTCTGCATCCTTGCATGTTCCTTCCAGCTGTGCCGCGGCATTCGTCAAATGGCCTCCTCCGCCCAGCTTCTCCATTACAACCTGCACATTCATTCGTCCCAGGGAACGGGCGCTGATGCCGATCAGGCCATCTGTCCGCTCGCTGATCACGAACGAGGCCAGAACATTCGTCATCCCGAGCAGCGTGTCTGCCGTCTGGGCGATCAGCAGCTGTGGAATTTTCATGCCGGCCTCCGTCACGACGAGCGCAATATGGTCGTAGACCATTCGGGCATGCTTGATAATTTCCGCTTTGGAGATGTACTCCTGAAGGTCTTCCTTCAGCATCCGCTGTATAAGGACGGTATCGGCCCCCAAGCGGCGGAGAAATCCTGCCGCTTCGAACGTCCGCGACCCCGTATGCAGCGCGAAATGCTTGGTATCGACCGTAATCCCCGCCAGCAGCATCGTCGCCTCCAGCGTGCTGAGCTTGACCTTCTCGTGGATATACTGCAGAAGCTCGGTCACGAGCTCACATGTCGAGGATGCATATGGCTCCAGGTACACAAGCACCGCCTCGTTGATAAACTCCTCGCCCCGGCGGTGGTGATCCACAACCACGATCCGGCTGGCGTACTGCACAAGCCGCGGCTCCATCGTCATGGAAGCCTTGTGCGTATCGACCACGATCAGCAGCGTGTGTTCGGTCATGACCTGCAGCGCCTGCTCCGTGCTGATGAACGAGCTGTACAGCTCCTCATCCCGCTTCAGCTGCTCCAGCATGCGCGTAATGGAGGGATTCGGGCCGTCCAGCACAATATCGGCCTCGACATTGTACATCTGGGCCGCCCGCAGAAGGCCAATCGACGCACCGACCGCGTCGATATCGGGATTGCGGTGGCCCATAATGATGACCCGGTCG includes these proteins:
- a CDS encoding adenylosuccinate synthase, translated to MSTVVVVGTQWGDEGKGKITDFLAERADVVARYQGGNNAGHTILIDGKKFKLSLIPSGIFYKEKTCVIGNGMVINPAALIDEINYIHENGFDTDNLKLSDRAHVIMPYHMVLDALEEDRKGPNKIGTTRKGIGPAYMDKAARGGIRIADLMDAEEFELKLRHLMNEKNQVITQVYGGEPLDVEETLKQYLEYAEVLRPYVTDTSVVLNDAIDAGTKVLFEGAQGVMLDIDQGTYPFVTSSNPSAGGVCIGSGVGPSKIKQVIGVAKSYTTRVGDGPFPTELNDEIGDLIRETGHEYGTVTGRPRRVGWFDSVVVRHARRVSGLTGLSLNSLDVLSGLKTVKICTGYKYRGEVITHYPASLKMLAECEAVYEELPGWDEDITSAKTLEDLPVNTRRYVERVSELTGIPIAIFSVGRNREQTNQVLPIYE
- the dnaB gene encoding replicative DNA helicase, whose amino-acid sequence is MGGDLFFDRVPPQNLEAEQAVIGAILLQDEALITVMERVSTEDFYDKPHQMIFEAMIQLGEENQPIDLVTLTAKLQDKGELEDIGGVSYLAKLAHAVPTAANVDYYAQILEEKAMLRRLIRTATQIVSEGYSGGEDVAGMLSDAERRILEISNRRSGSGFIAIRDVLMEVFERVELLHQNRGGTSGIPSGFADLDRMTNGFQRNDLIIVAARPSVGKTAFALNIAQNVAVRAKETVAIFSLEMSAAQLVQRMICAEANLDANLMRTGDFKSDDDWSKLTMGIASLSEAEIYIDDTPGITVADIRAKCRRLKKEKGLGMILIDYLQLIQGRGKSGENRQQEVSDISRTLKQIARELDVPVIALSQLSRGVEQRQDKRPMMSDLRESGSIEQDADIVAFLYRDDYYNQETEKKNIIEIIIAKQRNGPVGTVELVFLKNFNKFVNYERTHAEPFAG
- the rplI gene encoding 50S ribosomal protein L9 → MKVIFIKDVKGQGKKGQVKEVSEGYATNFLLPRGMARPATDGNVKTLENQAAAEQRRKEQEKEEAQKLGEKLSALTLDMKAKAGEGGRLFGAITSKQIAEALAKQNSITIDKRKIELEEPIRHLGTTQVQVKLHTEVKAVLKVQVTEE